A stretch of DNA from Lates calcarifer isolate ASB-BC8 unplaced genomic scaffold, TLL_Latcal_v3 _unitig_4509_quiver_412, whole genome shotgun sequence:
GTAATTCACATAAGTATAGCTCTCAGTTGTGCTGCCCAGTAGTAATTTCTTAAGTTAGATAAATTTAACCGTGTCTTCTCTTTTGGTCAGAGAAGTGTGTTGTATTTAACCCTTTCACGCATAGTGGTTGATGGTAGAattgcacatcagccaccacacTGGACGCTCAagtgttgttccatacactGCCAACCACTGGCCAGTCAATGTAAGTCTAACACGAATTTCTCAAAACCAATTTGTCAACAGTATGCAGAGTGATGTGCCTTTAAAAGAAAGAGTACAGCATTAAGCTGATTTTAAAGGAGTATTATGTGGAAATGGCTttatcagtatttactgttTAAAGAAGACATGTGATATGAGTGTTAAAAGCCACTATgtgtgagtagatgttagtATTCACTGCATGTTTActctgtgtgaaaaagacatgtactttttactttgtGAAGAAGACATAtaatgttaaacaaaaatgaaacaaggaagagttaagaaataatgtggtaaaaataaagGTGACTTAGTTTTAATAAAGAGTAAAAATACAATCAGaacaggccagaacataatggtgtaaagcagagagagaaaaggccaaaTGAGGACAGGGTCTGCCCCTGGCATGACCCTGCAAGCTGGAGTGCAGCCAGAAGAAAAGCACAGGGGCTTTCCAAGAGACAGTGGCCTTGAAGAGAAGATAAGAGTGTGTTTTTGGAAGAGCCCAGGTGCTTCTCAAAAGACAGTGACCTTGAATGTAATATATGAGTGTAACTGGTGTAAATTGGACAGAGcagtaaaatgacctgagaggcGTGGAAagccacagccaaaactgtataaaaaaggGACAAAGCCAGTCAGTTTTGGGGCTCTTCTGGTGTgtcatgtatgcactgtgaatgGTTCCtgggtttctttgtcgacaaataaactttgctgccttggacactgctgactcctgataatttttggacacctgaatcaggctgaagaattctgattgtagcccagtggtttgggactttgaacccaaatccacatcaatCCCTGCAGGTAAAAAATATTTGGTAACGTCGAGTAACATCTAAGGAGTAATAGCATTGTTAAACTgtccaaatattgattttattttagaagGAAATAATGATTAATCATCCGTCCACTAGATTGGACATAATGCATCGCTGGCTATATTTCAGCAATATTTCATACTATTACTGTGACAagaattttaatatttaataaatttaaatgtttaataaatgtacAAATTACATTGTTTCAGCAGCAACAGGGATTATAAAAATTAGTAAAATAtcaaacaagatataaacaagacaatattctaaaaatattaacacaaaacaaaacagtataCTCAGGACAACgtaatacaaatataaacaaaagaacaatatacataggactatatacatagaaacagactgaactgtATACCGATATTGCATAGTTTGAAATAATATTACACAGAATGAGTGACTGACAAGCATCTCCTTCATCAGTGGATTAAAGTGCAGACTCTTGAAAATACTTGATCTGCAGCATCTGTTTCGGCTCTGAATCAACTGCTTCACGTTATTAGAATGTGGATGCTGAGAATCTAAGGAGTCAGGAGCaaggttcagtgtttttacattgtgcTGAACAGTATCAAACTATGTGAACACATTAGCTTAACATTATTAGAAATTCAtgttattttataattttattttatattttaattataaatttttttttcaattgaaAACTCAAATGCATGCTGTCCCCCCGAGTGGACATGTGAGAAACTCCTTGAAaaaattgtgttaaaaaaatTGCACTGTTTTTACCGCATGATATTATATTCAATGTTCTCCTAATATTGTCAGCTCCTTGTCTCCCTGGAATAAAACCTGTTTGATCTGATTTCATTTAGTTATACACCTCTGCATTCTTTTAGCCAATATGGTTGTTAAAATTTTTAACTAATTATAGAGATAACTCACAAGTCTTTTTCTGAAACGCTGTTACAGACGTTGATGGAATAGGAAAATAGGAAATAGGAAATAGGAATAGGAAATCAATTGAGACAAAGGTACATGGATTACACCAGTGCAAACAGGAGATTCTGTTACCACCATTTTACTGCCATGAACCTCAAGGCTTAAGACTCTGAGGGTGTGATGGTATGCATGGTAGCatcgtgagtgtgtgttttgagtatAGGAGCCAAATGTGCATGTGCGCGTGTGAGTGAATTGTGAGACAGTTGTAAGGTACAATTTTCACTGCAGCAATTAGCCACACTCAacctttacattttcatcactcATTATGGAAACCACTTTGGCTGAAATCACTACAGAGAAACTCTCATGCTGAGCTACCTGTGGTGCCTCTCTGTAGAAGACCTCTCCAGATGGACTTTCCCAGCACGGTTCTAGACCCAGGGCGCTGCAGGTTATTGGTCTGGACGGACCGAACAGAGGTCTGGGGCTCATATCAGGGGCTTCTGTGAGtgacacattaaaacaacagttaacAAAAGAAGACAAGATGAGACTTTCAATCCATGTCAAATCAGACAGAATCAAGAAAAGTAGTTGTATcactgtctcagattttgtCCAGGTTTGTCTATATGGGTGTTTTTAAGTTGCAAATCTAAGGCtgtaatatttttgttaaattataaTAGTTTTAAATGTTCTTGACCCTTGATATTTTGGAATTTTTACACTCTCAAAAACACCTCATCTGGGGAGCCATGTTTAGGCATTAATATCTTGGCCAGTATCATTCCTACTCTCACCAAACTTAACAGGactgaagacaaacatgttagcatgactgaaccattaaaagTTTGTCCTGTAGTGTTTTTCTATGCAAACTCTCTGCAAAAAAAGTAATACTGAAGgtattataaatgtatttttctgttgtttttttcccaaacaGTTTTTTATCATTGTACAAATGTAAAAGATTGAAACAAAAAATGCCTTGTCTCTATAAAACATAGAAACAATgcatttttcagtcattttaatagTGGCCAGAATCGTGTGGGGTAGCACAAAAAAGTCCTTCCATGTTCCCATACCGCTAAGAAAAAACATCCATAATGAGAAAACACCCTTTATATTTCTACTTATGTGTGTCCCAGCCTCTGAAATATTAATTGCAGTAATTAAATATATGTATTCTAAAGACCCATCTGACTGTAGGTCATTAATGCAAGCTACATTCTTTACTATCGGGGTCAAGTCATTAACTCTGATAGATGCTCAATGGAGCGGTTAAATGTCatattgaaaaaagaaaacagtcaataaaatatttaaacgtcttacattaaaataaagaacagCAGTTATTCATCACTGATTTAATCCCATGACATCCAAAATCTTAAAATTAGTTCTCTAAAGAAGGCTTAGTGGAACAGAGATCATGCAAGTTGGGAAAACAATCCCCCATGTCACGACCTGGCTCAGAAGCCATGACAAAAAGGAGGTTCTaactaaaatacatttatttaacataattGAAAAGGAAACTAATATTAAGACAAACAGAatacaaccaaaaccaaacagagtGGAAGCCAGAGGCGAGAGAGACTGGCTGCTCTCAGTTTATATAGTGCAGCCAGACCAGGTGAGCTGAATCTGCCTGACAACCAAACTCCGCCCAGGAGTCTCAGAAGGAATTACTGACAGGGTCGTCACACCCAGCATACTAGATTTGgatgtaataataaatattagGTTTTCCCAAATTAAAAAATTGATTTGTAACAAAGCAAAAAATGGTGTATGGTTATTTTGTATGACTACTTTGTGTGAATGCAAATTTTTGTCTCTggctaaatgaaaagtttgaTTGATATTTAATCACTAATTTTACGATTTGACCAAATCACAAATATAATTTGAGAAAAACTAATAAATTAAGGTGTAACaaaatacagcattttttttagGTTAGTCCAAAGTATCAGTGcataattcagctcccagtaaaaatctcctgaacgatgaacactgaaggaatcctcaCCTAAAACCAAGCTGAGCATCTGTAAACAACttgagctaatgttagcttgattattaaacagattttgaacATGTAACTACTAAAACAAGTAGTTCCATGGCTTTCCTCCCATCTCCACCCGATTAAAAATTAGTGAAATAAAAATTTGTCTGTTCTTAAAATTAGATGTTGACTATGTTTATCTTGTCAGTACACGACTAATCGATTGTTCATGCACATCCCTATTTTgtacaacagaaataaaaaaatataaattacaaTCCACGTGCTGTTACAGTGCTGGACATATGTTAGTATGACAAACATGTCATTTTCGTACCATGGAATTAATCGTATTACTAATGCTAGTATTATTTCCAGATTTATTCTAGATATTTACCATTACTGtactttgaaaacatttaaaaaaaagaaaaattatgatatatatatttcatcAAATATATTATGGAGAAACATGaaatatatgatattatatgatataaataacagttaatgttcatcattttttatttcataaaagtAGTATATTTATTATCTTGGCATCACTACTTTTATCACTCCAACTCAACTGTTTagtcacacatttttttcaaatagtaaaaaataacagttataaaattattttgggatacatacatacatacacacacgaaaatatatatacatatatgaataaatatttaaaatggaataaactagaatattttgaaaaaaattcCTTACCCTCAAAATATCCACCACCAAAACATGTCTAGATGTCTAGAGTCAATTTTCTCTTTCTCGCTTCTTGTTTAGAGGCAAACTGGAAAGGTATGCTACTGATAGACacagtgacatctagtggatTTTTTTAGTGTAACTGAACTAGACTGAGTGGTAGAGATGGTTCAATCAGGTTTAGTTTGCATGGCAGTTTAGGAACATGGAGCGGTTAAGAACCTACCTGTGAACGTCAACCTATCAGGGACCTGCATTGTGTAAGCAGGTGGGGTCTCCTCTGGCTGCCTCATggcctcctctccttcccctgATGGCCACTGCTGTCTTGGGCCAATGCTCAGGCGCTCTGGGacatgcatgtttttgttgatgaCTTCCATGAAGGCAGGATCATATTTGGGAAGCTGGGACATTTCCTTTGGGTACAAAGTGAAAGCCATGATTGCGTGAAAACAcctgtacaaaataaaatttctAGTTAATACTTAGTAAGAAAACTTGAGTATCTTTCACTTAAACATCCtcctcatttttgttttcacatgtgCCTTTACTGACTGAACACTGAGACGTACGTAATGTAACACACATCTAAGTGATGGATGGGATcaggggagagatggaggagcaATATTTCATCATCATATATTTAGAATCTGCCTGTTAATACCcatgttgtcctctgggtcaaagtgacccggtggccgacaatgtgccttcgtgtgtgtgtgtgggtgggtatgtgtgtgtgtgtagtagcAGTAGGATTTGTTAttgtgcatgacattcgtgattctgaagtggttatcttttgtttttgaataatagtaagaagaaaaaagtatatggAATACGAAGGGCAACGGGAGGGTTAACCTAAACACAGCTCCTGTACAGTATACATGCCCCTTACAGATACATATACCCTGGTTTAAGTCAAGAAATTTAAAAcctttctaaaaaaaaacaaaaaaaacaacaacaaaaaaaaaaaaacaagtattgCACAACAGGTGTCACACACATTTCGTAGTCATGGGAGTTTTTGAATCTACTGTACAATGCTGAGAAACCATGAGAGGTTGTGTGCTTTCTCATTCTGAGACAGCTAAATTTCACCATTCAGAATTTAGGAGGACCTGAGGCCTGTAGTATGCAGCAGGATTTGAGGTTAGTGAGGTAACATCAAGTTTAACTCTTGAGTTTTCAGGGTTAAAatggtggttcacttcttagCAGGGTAAATCACCACGGTACTGAACCGCAAACCTGCTCCAGGACAGGTTAATTTCAGATGgtcagatcaaaacctgtcaagagcccaactactgaccaatcagatcactaGAAAACTAGTCATCATTCCCACAGGATCAGTGGAATAATTTTGCTGCTTCAGTATTTTCATATGTTCACAACAGAGACtctaacaaacagagggagagtttATCACACTAAACGATCACAAACTTACTATTGTATCTTCAATCTGACTGAACAAAGATGCTTTCATCCACTGACTGTTAAAAATTTCAGATGAgtctaaatgaacatttcagtcagactgAGCTCAtcagacatgaactctctcctctcttctctgctttggcagcagaaacgGCCTGACtgtactgtcactgtttatctggATCACATATTCACAGTCACTCAGAATACATCACCATCAGGTAAAAACGCTCACTCAGTAAGAAACTTAATTAGAATTCCTGTGCTTATTTTCAGTATATCCTCAGCCTGACTTTAATAATTGGAAATTATTTGTAGTGTAGGCTATAGTTTCTATCCTATGTATGTGATCATATTGTCCATATTTCACCCTGTTGCATGTTTTGGACGTCACTCTAACTGAAGTTACTGCAGGTATCAGCGCTTATTCTCATATTAAGAACGCCAGATAACAGAAAGATATCCTGGGTCTGTTGCACTTGTTTCATTGTACAGGTTCCTGGACTCTTCACTGTTATTTTCCAGATCACATACCACCTGTGAGAAACTGAATTCATCAGCTCAGATGTTTCAATTCAGAGCGGTCTCCTGGCTCCCTTCTTTAACATTACTCGGGAATTCTCTCGCCAACAGTCATGCAACCACAACAAATTATACACAGGAGCCGTGACATCTTTCTTGGCACATATTAACTTCTCTTCAACTCTTTTTACACCAGAGTTAGAGTTATTCATCGCAACTTTACAAATGACCGCCTACATTAGTTATCTGTGTCATTGTAAGTTTACAGTCCAGGCAGCGTTTTTTAATCCGAGCAACAGCACTGTTTACATGCAAGTGAGCACATGATGTTACCTAATTTAGCCGACTAGCACTGTAACGTTAGATAGCTAACAACAGGTTGCTGTCGGTAGCTAACAAAAGGTCAAACTTCACAACTCATGACAGGATATAGCACCATGGCAAGCAGCGTTAAGTTTGGATATATGTGTAGAAAGTACGAAGTAAAACAACTCAATGAAGACAAACCTTGACCACGGTGGCGGACAGGGTGACCAGGTCACTCTCTCAAACCAACTGATATCATTTGCTTTGCTAACAGGTCCTGTACTTCCAGCTCTTATGTCAGAgtccttcagaataaaagcgcCATAGAAGGAGGTctattacaaaataaatatagtCAATATCATTCTTACCATTCAAAAATATAACGTCTCTGTTTTCTAAATGAATAGTTGAACCAGTCTCACCTAGGTGAACAATATTCTGTAtccaaaaaaaaagtaatacatAGGCATCCAAAATCGTCTCAGTTTTGTTattgcaaaacacacactttgtatCAGTTTCTCATCTGAATCTTGAAAGCTTCTGGTTTCACGGTAAATCACATGTATAATTTTAGGTAAAACCTCTCTATTCTTTCTGGTAACACAATATTTCTCACTAGCACTTTCAGGCCAGCATTGAGGATTGGACAGATTGCTGGCCCAATACCTTGTTCAGCTAATAGAGTGCTACAGTTTGCAGTCTTAAAACCCTGCAGCAATTTAGCATATTTGCACCTCTGGTTCTcaaagtcaaatgttttttgaaCAGGTTTTCTGTCACATGTCTGAAATAAGGGCTTTGTCTAACACAAGCTGGAGAGATtctcatgttttcttctgtgacataaaacatgttagtaAACACCCCACTTGTGAATTTTGAAGCTTACACACGTCTTTAAAAAAGATGGTTGCTAACAACTGGCTGACATGAGACTACCCATCCTATTGGATTACAGTTAACCAATCCTATTGGCTTTTTATCAAAAGAACTATGGCGATGCTAACTTCTGGCTTAGCCTACAAAAATATGTAATCCCTGGAACTCTCTATGAAATCTCTTTTCAGGGTTCCTCTGATCATGAACTTGTTATTGTTTCATACAGAATCAGaatctaaaatgaaaaagtccCTCACACTTTCTTCTCACTTGCAAAAATGGCCCAATCAGGTAGTAGCACATGACCACAGTGCTATTACCTGATTGGGCCACGTAGGCCTACCAGCCTATATTTAAGATGGGCTTTCTCAGTTGTTCGGTTTGTTGCCTTGATAAAGGTCAGTGGCCTGAAACATTGGCAATAAAATTATGCAAGTGAGaagaaagtgtgtgagagtTCTTCATTTTAGTCTCTGCTGACCTGTGGTCCTCTCCTCCAATGCCCCTTTCTTCCAGCTGGTGTGCAAAAGTTTAACTCTTTTATGATATAGAATCAGAGTGAAATAttgttttacttatttttttatttttttttttttacattcttttAGCTCCATAGGTGCACATGTTGCTTCTACTCTAAAATATAAAGCAACATTTCTCGCAGCTGGCCGCAACTGTCAACATTCTCATGGCAAGAACAGGATTTGCCCCTCAAGTCCCCGGTGGAATGCCAGAAGAATTACAGCCTCCCCTTGATAGCATCCAGAAGGCTGATGAATTTGAAAGCtgaaaaatggaagaaaaaagcagaatCTTGGAAGTTCCTCGAT
This window harbors:
- the LOC108900067 gene encoding mitochondrial fission factor-like isoform X6, which gives rise to MAFTLYPKEMSQLPKYDPAFMEVINKNMHVPERLSIGPRQQWPSGEGEEAMRQPEETPPAYTMQVPDRLTFTEAPDMSPRPLFGPSRPITCSALGLEPCWESPSGEVFYREAPQSPIRRSYSDQSFGRTPPSTPTLLKQTLALPRHPSSSTVENWSPEEEGGAAVEFIILRRQVMKMSRRLAALERHNAERRKTEVILFSLLFSTCLLNTWLWIRR